The region GCGCGCTGCCGTACCGGGGTCTGCTCCCACACGGCCTGGGCGGTGCGGGCCCGTTCGTACGCCTTCTCCACGTCCTCGGGAGTGGACTCGGGCAGGTCGGCCAGCTTCTCGCCGGTGAACGGGGTGTGGTTGGCGGTGCGACCGGAGCCGACGACACCCTTGGTGAGCTGGGCGACCAGCTCGGGGGTGACCACGTCGGCGGCGGTGCGGGCGCCTGTGGGCGCGGGTGCCAGGGGGTTCGTACCGGTGGGGGCGTCGGTGCCGGGCTTTACCGGGGCCTGCGAGTCCGTCATGAGCCGCAGGGTATGACGGCTCGGAGGCTTTGGGTACCCATGGGTAACCCGGATTCACCGAGTACGCACACGGCGTCGGCCCCCAGCGGCATGCCGCCAGTAGGTACTGGCAACGAATCCGCTGATCAGGGCGTTGGGCGTCGCACGCTCACCCGGAGGACAGCGGGATGCGTCACTTTTCCCGGCCGGGAGTCACGTCCTGTCGATTGCGAGCCGGTCGCGCGCCTCCTTGAAGACGTCCGCCCCCCGCTTCTCGTCCGGCGTCCCCTTGGGCATGTCCACGCGCAGCTCGTACAGTCTGCCGTCGTCGGTCAGGATCTCCACCTGCATGACCCGGACGAGCCTGCCCTCTGTGTCGTAGGTGGTGTCGGCCTGGACCGATTTGTAGCCGCCGACCGTCGTGTCGGTGTACTGGGTGGTGGACTCGCCGTATCCAGCCCAGGTGTCGGCGGCCTCCTTCGCCTGCCCCAGGGGCGAGCGGGGCGCCTTGTCCCACAGGGTGAGGCGGACCTGGATGACCGCGTCGTTGTCGTAGATCGCCATCCGCGGCTGGTCGCCGGCGTCGCCCTGCTCGTGGAAACGGACGTACTGGCGGGGAAGGGCGAGGACCGCTCTCAGGTCCTTCTCCTCGTGGGCCGTCCAGCCGTCGAGGGTGGGCTCGGCCGCCGCCGGCGGTACGGCGACGGAGGGTACGGCTTCCGAGGCGCGCGGCCCCGGCTCCTCCACCGCGACCGCCGCGTCCTCGCCGCCGGTCTCGACGACCGCGCCCCCGAAGACCAAGCCCACGGCCACAATCGCGACCGCGCCGCCCAGGACCCCGAGGACCACCCGCCGGGAACGGCCGCGACGCGGCGTCTTCGGGGCGGGCAGCGAGGCGGCGCGGGTCTCGGGGCCGGGCGTCCCGGGCACGGGATTGCCGGGTACGACCGTCTCGGGCCCGGAAACGGAAGCGGAAGGGGGCTCGGGTCCGGACTCGGATGCCCGGCCCTCCGCCCTCAGGCGTACCGTCCCCGCGTCGTCCGCCAACTCCCTGATCGCGGACGGCTCCTGAGCCTTCGTCAACTCGACACGCTCCGGCGCCTTCGGCAGTGGCCAGCCCTTGGCGACCGCTTCCAGGGCGGCGGTGACCTCGTCCGCGTCGGGGCGCTCGGCGGGGTCCTTCACCAGCAGTCGTACGAGCAACGGGCCGAGCGGGCCCGCCTGTTCGGGCTTGACCGGCTCGGCGGCGAGAATCGCGGCGAGCGTGGACTCCACGGTCGTACGGCGGAACGGGGACCAGCCCTCGACCGCCGCGTAGAGGAGTACGCCGAGCGACCACAGGTCGGAGGAGGGGCCGGCACCCCGGCCGGACATGCGCTCGGGCGCGATGAACTCCAGGGAGCCGACGAACTCCCCGCTCATCGTGAGGGATTCCTCGCCCATGATGTGGGCGATACCGAAGTCTGTGAGGACGACCCGACCGTGCGGGCCGAGCAGGACGTTGGCGGGTTTCACGTCCCGGTGGACGATCCCGACGGAGTGCGCGGCGCTCAGCGCGCCGACCACGGCGAGGCCGATACGCGCGGACTCGGCGGGCTTGACGGCGCCGCGCCGAAGCACCTCGTGCAGCGACTCGCCGCGCACCAACTCCATGACGATCCAGGGGAGTCCGTCCTCGACGACGACATCGTGGACGGAGACGGCCGAGGGATGGTCGACGCGCGCGGCGGCCCGCGCCTCCCGGTGAAGGCGGTGCGCTATCCGCTGATGGGCGGCGTCCTGCGGGTCCCCGGGCAGCCTCGGCTGCTTGACGGCGACCTCACGCTCGACGAGTTCGTCATGGGCCCGCCACACGGTGCCCATGCCGCCGGATCCGATGCGCTCGGTCAGCCGGTACCGACCGCCGACGAGCCGCCCCACATCGCCCTTGTTGCCCCCGTTCCCGTTCCCCCCGCCCCTGTTCGGGCCGACTTCCGCGCCGCTGCTCATGCGTCATCCCTACCCTGCGGGGCGGACGCCTGTCGACGCCGGTTCAGGGCGTCCGTCGTACGGCGGGGCAGTGCCGTACGGCCCACCGTCGCGGCCAGTTTGCGCAGTCGCCGCCAGTCCATGGGGGGCGTGGGGGCGGGCACCCCGGGCCGCCCGCGGGGGACGCGGACGCGCAGGGCGCCCGGTTCGACGCGACAGCGGACGGGGGTGGGCAGGACCAGGGCCTCGCCGTCGAGGCCGACCTCGATCTCGGGCAGGTCGGCCTCGACGACGACCTCGTGGGCGGTGACGACGGTCAGCCCTGTGGCGTACCGGCCGAGCAGCAGTTCGGCGGCCTGGGCCGCGTCCTCGACCTTGATGCCGAGCACCCCGAGGGCACCGGCGTCCAGCCGCTCACGGCGGCCGAGACCGGCGAAGTCGTCCATGCGGTATGGGTTGTTGCTGACCAGGACGGCCTGCGGCGCGTGGATGACCGTCTCACCCGGCTGCTCCCCCGCCCGCGCTCGTGCCTGGGGGTAGGCGCGGGCGGTCAGCGTCGCACCGCGCTCGAAGGTGAGGAGCTCGGGCAGAAGCCCCAGGGTGGTGCCGACCTTGTCGTCGCGGTAGGCGGGGCTCTGCACGATCGAGGCGTACGCGCCGAAGGAGGCGTTGTTGACGAAGGGCCGGCTGTCCGCCGTACCGTCGGCGCCGCCGGTCCCGCCCGTGCCGCTGTCGAGGAAGCCCAGGTCCACCCTCAGTTCCACCCCGCCCGCGTCCGTGAGGGCGTCGAGGCAGGTCGCCGGGTCGTCCCGGTCGAGGCCGAGGTCCATGGCGAAGTGGTTGCGCGTTCCGGCGGACACGACCAGGAAGGGCAGGTCGTGTTCGGCGGCGACGCCCGCGACTAGGGCCTGGGTGCCGTCGCCGCCGGCCACGCCGAGCAGGTCCGCGCCCGCCGCGACGGCCTCGCGGGCCAGGGCGACGACGTCCTCGGGTTCCGGTTTGCCGGGGTCGATCAGATGGACGCGCGCGCCGAGCCGCTCCGCCTTCTCCCGCAGCCGGAAACGCTCGACCTTTCCGTCGCCGGAACGCGGGTTCATGAGGAGGAACGGCCGCAGGGGTGCGGGCGACTCGTACTCGCGGACCGGAATGACATGTGACCTGGTGCTGCTCAGCGCGAATTTCCCGGCCCACACGGCGGCGCCCCACAGGGCTAGGGAGGCTGTCGCGGGCCACAGCAGGTTGGCGGCGGCGAAGAGGGCGACGACGCCGACGGGAGTGGCGACGGCGAGCACCACCCCCACACCCCGCACGAAACCGCGCCGGGCGAGCGCCCACCACAGGCTGGACGCGGTGAGCACGGCTCCGCCCACGCCGACCAGCGCGAGCAGCAGGCTGCCCATGCCCGCGTAGCCGATCGGCAGCAGTACCGCCAGTCCGGCGGCTCCGAGCGCACCGCGCGCCGCCCAGCGCTGCCGGGCGTGCGCACGCCCGAACAGCTCGTTGCTCACGCCGGTACCCATGTCCATGTCGACGTTTTAGCAGAGTTCGTATTCAGCCTGCTCACAGGTGGAACAAAGCGGGATTCAACGGTGACCCGGCTCACCCCGCCGAGCAGGACGATCACGGTGCTCTTACCTTGAAGACACGATCGGGTCACGGTATCTTCACGAGCCAGTCGCCACGCAGACCCGGTATCGGCGCGCGTATTCGCACTTCACACTTCCCACCTTCTGGAGAACGTGACGATGGCCGTGCCCGAGACGGATTCCCTGAAGCAGCACGGAACAGGGACTGTGACAGAGATAGAGGCAGAGGCAGAGGCAGAGATACGCCATCACGTCTCGCGGGCCGAACTGCGGGGCACCCGGGTGCGGTTGGCCGGGTACGCGTATCCGCGCCGGGTGGCGGCGCCCGACGTCACCACTCAACTCGTCCTGCGGGAGCGGGAGTCGGGCACGGAGTACCGGCTGCCCGTCACGAGCGCCCCGTCCTCGTGCCTGGGCGCCGAGGAGGACGAGGGGCGGTACTCGTACGAGAGCGCCGGCTTCGAGGCCGACTTCGACATCGACACCGTCGCCGACGGATCGCCTCTCGACGACGGGCTGTGGGACATCTCCCTCGCCGTCTGCGCCCAGGGACACACGCGTGAGGTGCGCATAGGCAGCAGCCGGGCCGACCGGCTGCCCGGCCGTCCCGACGTGCGGATCACGGAGACCGTACGTGGTCGGCGTGCCGTCACGCTCTACACCACCGTCCCGTACGGCAACTACACGATCGACCTCGGCGAGCGGAAGCACCCGGTGCTGAAGCGGATCACGTTCGGAGACGTCCGCTGGCACGCCGGCCGGCCCACCGAGCTGCTGATCACCGGCCGCTGCGCTCTCGGGGCATGCCCGCGCGGGGCACTGACCGTGCACCTGCGCAACGAGGAGGAGCCGGGCGGGGCGGCGGTCTTCACCGCCGTACGGCCCCCGCACGGCGAGCAGTTCACCGTGTCCGTGCCCGTCGCCGAGCTGGACCGGGGCGTGTGGAGCGGCGAACTCCGGCTCGGGGAACGGGTGTTGCCTTTGCCGCCGCTACCGAAACGGCTGGCGGCTGCCAAGTGGTGGCGTCGGACGGGGCTTTGGTACGCGAAGCCGGTTTCCCGTCCCGGTGACGGATTCACTCTCCGGGTGGGCCGGACCGGTAAAAGGGGACTTCTCCGGGCGATTCTCCGGACAGCTCTCCGTTTCTGAGGATCGCCACCTCACTCCCTTTCCCCCTCTTTCCGGTCATCCACCGGCGGCGAAGGTGTCGAGGGCGACATCGAAATACTCCTTCGCCTCCCGCACCTTGCCGACGGGCGCCGACACCCACACGTCGTACATCCGCCCGCCCTCCTCCCAGCACAGGTCGTACGTGTGCCGGGGCCCCTCGGCCGCGCTGAAGCCGTCCCAGGTGAACTCCCAGAGTGCGGCGGCATGTCGGGCATGCACGGTCTCGCTGACCCGCCCGTCGCGGTAACCCGGGTTCGTGGAGGTCCCGTTGGCGTCCGCCCGCTCCATCACCG is a window of Streptomyces sp. B21-083 DNA encoding:
- a CDS encoding serine/threonine-protein kinase, with protein sequence MSSGAEVGPNRGGGNGNGGNKGDVGRLVGGRYRLTERIGSGGMGTVWRAHDELVEREVAVKQPRLPGDPQDAAHQRIAHRLHREARAAARVDHPSAVSVHDVVVEDGLPWIVMELVRGESLHEVLRRGAVKPAESARIGLAVVGALSAAHSVGIVHRDVKPANVLLGPHGRVVLTDFGIAHIMGEESLTMSGEFVGSLEFIAPERMSGRGAGPSSDLWSLGVLLYAAVEGWSPFRRTTVESTLAAILAAEPVKPEQAGPLGPLLVRLLVKDPAERPDADEVTAALEAVAKGWPLPKAPERVELTKAQEPSAIRELADDAGTVRLRAEGRASESGPEPPSASVSGPETVVPGNPVPGTPGPETRAASLPAPKTPRRGRSRRVVLGVLGGAVAIVAVGLVFGGAVVETGGEDAAVAVEEPGPRASEAVPSVAVPPAAAEPTLDGWTAHEEKDLRAVLALPRQYVRFHEQGDAGDQPRMAIYDNDAVIQVRLTLWDKAPRSPLGQAKEAADTWAGYGESTTQYTDTTVGGYKSVQADTTYDTEGRLVRVMQVEILTDDGRLYELRVDMPKGTPDEKRGADVFKEARDRLAIDRT
- a CDS encoding diacylglycerol kinase family protein, with product MGTGVSNELFGRAHARQRWAARGALGAAGLAVLLPIGYAGMGSLLLALVGVGGAVLTASSLWWALARRGFVRGVGVVLAVATPVGVVALFAAANLLWPATASLALWGAAVWAGKFALSSTRSHVIPVREYESPAPLRPFLLMNPRSGDGKVERFRLREKAERLGARVHLIDPGKPEPEDVVALAREAVAAGADLLGVAGGDGTQALVAGVAAEHDLPFLVVSAGTRNHFAMDLGLDRDDPATCLDALTDAGGVELRVDLGFLDSGTGGTGGADGTADSRPFVNNASFGAYASIVQSPAYRDDKVGTTLGLLPELLTFERGATLTARAYPQARARAGEQPGETVIHAPQAVLVSNNPYRMDDFAGLGRRERLDAGALGVLGIKVEDAAQAAELLLGRYATGLTVVTAHEVVVEADLPEIEVGLDGEALVLPTPVRCRVEPGALRVRVPRGRPGVPAPTPPMDWRRLRKLAATVGRTALPRRTTDALNRRRQASAPQGRDDA